The following coding sequences are from one Anas acuta chromosome 15, bAnaAcu1.1, whole genome shotgun sequence window:
- the TMC7 gene encoding transmembrane channel-like protein 7 isoform X1: protein MSGFGVAGELPAWRGDGRSEMFFPEEAHAAAPADFLQELPSYRSVLRRRAGPGGGHDPQGSLGARAGEARGPQPEGAELAALPPREHALSIAEKRRLRDYQQANIKYLSGWNQWKRTSSKSWRKVLKDIKESLSYLQLWRHDIHSIEGKFGTGIQSYFSFLRFLVLLNFLIFILMFGFVTFPTVISKYGIFNSSFAKISPKNTDSLCTVYTPSGNKGLVYFYSYLKDLLTGTGFLETTSLFYGYYEIDAALLRGVRYNFPLAYLLTTFAYLALSLVWIIKRSVSGFKQSLVHDEDQFQSYCNKVFAGWDFCITDLNAARLKHRSLQYELQTDLEEERIKQKIADRTMKEKLRIYSLRIFLNIIVLAVLLGCFYSIYKATAFSQEKSNNGSNTDLQTNLLVQYLPSMVITLANFVAPQIFSILIRFEDYSPAFEIKLTLLRCVFVRLANIGVLLFSLWSQIHCANDNCKACGYNYKLYPCWESAVGQEMYKLLIFDFMIILAVTLFMDFPRMLLVTHCSWKLVQWCGLQEFGISDNVLEIIYGQTICWIGTFFSPLLPAIATIKYFIIFYVKKISLIHTRKPPGRPIRASSSNFFFLVVLLIGLVLAFIPLGISIAHIPSSKACGPFRNFNTSWAVVPHTILGFPTGLQMVLNGIASEAFAVPFFMVVCLIMFYFIALAGAHKRVVEQLREQLVMESRDKLFLIRKITEAQKCT, encoded by the exons ATGAGCGGCTTCGGGGTCGCCGGGGAGCTGCCGGCATGGCGGGGGGACGGCCGCAGCG AGATGTTTTTCCCCGAGGAGGCGCACGCCGCGGCACCTGCGGAtttcctgcaggagctgcccagctACCGCTCCGTGCTGAGGCGccgggccggccccgggggcggcCACGACCCTCAGGGCTCGCTGGGGGCCCGAGCTGGAGAGGCCCGGGGGCCGCAGCCCGAGGGAGCCGAGCTGGCCGCTCTCCCCCCGAGGGAGCACGCCTTGAGCATCGCGGAGAAGAGGAGGTTACG GGATTATCAGCAGgccaatataaaatatttatctggaTGGAATCAGTGGAAAAGAACGAGTAGTAAATCATGGAGAAAAGTTCTCAAGGATATCAAGGAATCGTTATCTTACTTGCAGCTTTGGCGGCATGATATTCACAGCATAGAAG GGAAATTTGGTACTGGCATCCAGTCCTACTTCTCCTTCCTTCGTTTTCTGGTCCTGctgaattttttaatttttatcctgatgtttggttttgttacCTTTCCCACTGTCATCTCTAAATATGGAATTTTCAACAGTAGCTTTGCTAAAATTTCTCCAAAGAACACAG ACTCTCTCTGCACAGTTTATACACCTAGTGGTAATAAGGGACTTGTTTACTTCTACTCTTACCTCAAAGATTTGCTCACTGGAACT GGATTCCTGGAAACAACAAGCTTGTTTTATGGCTATTACGAAATAGATGCTGCCTTGCTCCGTGGCGTGAGATACAACTTTCCACTAGCATACCTGCTGACTACATTTGCCTACCTTGCGCTAAGTCTTGTCTGGATAATAAAAAG GTCTGTGTCAGGATTTAAGCAGAGTTTGGTGCATGATGAAGATCAGTTTCAGAGCTACTGTAATAAAGTCTTTGCAGGCTGGGACTTCTGCATTACAGATCTGAACGCAGCAAGGCTAAAACATCGCAGCTTGCAGTATGAGCTCCAA aCAGACttggaggaagaaagaattaaacaaaaaatagctGACAggacaatgaaagaaaagctacGCATCTACTCTCTGagaatatttctaaatataattgTTCTTGCAGTTTTATTGGGATGTTTTTACTCTATTTATAAAGCAACTGCCTTCTCTCAAGAAAAGTCCAAT AACGGCAGCAATACGGACCTCCAGACTAATCTCTTAGTTCAGTATTTGCCTTCAATGGTGATCACGTTGGCCAACTTTGTTGCTCCTCAGATCTTTTCAATTCTGATCAGATTTGAAGATTACTCACCAGCCTTTGAAATCAAGCTGACACTGTTGAG GTGTGTCTTTGTGCGGTTGGCCAACATTGGTGTTCTCTTATTCTCACTGTGGAGTCAGATCCATTGTGCCAATGACAACTGTAAGGCCTGTGGATACAATTACAAACTTTATCCT TGCTGGGAGTCTGCAGTTGGGCAAGAAATGTATAAGCTGTTGATATTTGATTTCATGATAATTCTTGCTGTGACCCTTTTTATGGACTTCCCTAGGAT gttGTTAGTTACTCATTGCTCTTGGAAGCTAGTTCAGTGGTGTGGTTTGCAGGAATTTGGGATTTCTGACAATGTCCTGGAAATCATTTATGGACAGACTATCTGCTGGATTGGAACCTTCTTTTCACCACTTCTTCCTGCAATAGCAACTATAAAATACTTCATCATCTTTTATGTTAAAAAG atCAGCTTGATACACACACGTAAGCCTCCAGGTAGGCCTATCAGAGCATCAAGTtccaattttttcttcttggtggTGCTGTTGATTGGGCTCGTCTTGGCTTTTATCCCTTTGGGAATCAGCATAGCACA TATCCCCTCCTCTAAGGCATGTGGGCCGTTCAGGAATTTTAACACTTCATGGGCAGTTGTTCCACATACAATACTTGGGTTTCCAACAGGTCTACAGATGGTCCTTAATGGCATAGCATCAGAAGCCTTTGCAGTACCCTTTTTTATGGTTGTCTG CCTTATTATGTTCTATTTTATTGCCTTGGCTGGAGCCCATAAAAGAGTGGttgagcagctgagggaacaaCTGGTTATG GAAAGTCGTGACAAGTTGTTCctaatcagaaaaataacagaagctCAGAAGTGTACTTGA
- the COQ7 gene encoding 5-demethoxyubiquinone hydroxylase, mitochondrial, with product MAAAAALAPALRRSLGRPRGGLGGAPRPWPASGGAPRPRSTAASLDGINRAVVDRIIRVDHAGEYGANRIYAGQMAVLGRSAAGPVIQQMWNQEKDHLKKFNELMIAYRVRPTVLLPFWNVAGFVLGAGSALLGKKGAMACTVAVEESISDHYNNQIRTLMEEDPEKYKELLQIIKQFRDDEREHHDIGLEHDAEGAPAYSVLKTVIQLGCKAAIFLSERI from the exons atggcggcggccgcggccctGGCTCCGGCGCTGCGGCGCTCGctggggcggccccggggggggctcgggggggcgCCGCGGCCTTGGCCCGCCTCGGGGGGAGCCCCCAGGCCCCGCAGCACCGCAGCGAGCCTGGACGGCATCAACAGGGCCGTGGTGGACCGCATCATCCGGGTGGACCACGCCGGGGAGTACGGCGCCAACCGCATCTACGCCGGGCAGATGGCGGTGCTGGGCCGGTCGGCCGCGGGGCCCGTCATACAG CAAATGTGGAATCAAGAAAAAGACCACTTGAAAAAGTTTAACGAGTTAATGATTGCCTATAGAGTTCGACCTActgttttgctgcctttttggAATGTAGCAGGTTTTGTTTTAG GGGCTGGAAGTGCTTTACTTGGAAAGAAGGGCGCGATGGCTTGCACGGTGGCGGTGGAAGAGAGCATATCGGATCACTATAACAACCAGATCAGAACTCTTATGGAAGAAGATCCAGAAAAGTACAAGGAGCTGTTGCAG ataataaagCAATTTCGGGATGATGAACGGGAGCACCATGACATCGGGCTGGAGCACGATGCTGAGGGA GCACCAGCTTATTCTGTTCTGAAGACAGTAATACAGCTTGGATGCAAAGCTGCAATATTTTTATCAGAAAGAATATAG
- the TMC7 gene encoding transmembrane channel-like protein 7 isoform X2: MSGFGVAGELPAWRGDGRSEMFFPEEAHAAAPADFLQELPSYRSVLRRRAGPGGGHDPQGSLGARAGEARGPQPEGAELAALPPREHALSIAEKRRLRDYQQANIKYLSGWNQWKRTSSKSWRKVLKDIKESLSYLQLWRHDIHSIEGKFGTGIQSYFSFLRFLVLLNFLIFILMFGFVTFPTVISKYGIFNSSFAKISPKNTDSLCTVYTPSGNKGLVYFYSYLKDLLTGTGFLETTSLFYGYYEIDAALLRGVRYNFPLAYLLTTFAYLALSLVWIIKRSVSGFKQSLVHDEDQFQSYCNKVFAGWDFCITDLNAARLKHRSLQYELQTDLEEERIKQKIADRTMKEKLRIYSLRIFLNIIVLAVLLGCFYSIYKATAFSQEKSNNGSNTDLQTNLLVQYLPSMVITLANFVAPQIFSILIRFEDYSPAFEIKLTLLRCVFVRLANIGVLLFSLWSQIHCANDNCKACGYNYKLYPCWESAVGQEMYKLLIFDFMIILAVTLFMDFPRMLLVTHCSWKLVQWCGLQEFGISDNVLEIIYGQTICWIGTFFSPLLPAIATIKYFIIFYVKKISLIHTRKPPGRPIRASSSNFFFLVVLLIGLVLAFIPLGISIAHIPSSKACGPFRNFNTSWAVVPHTILGFPTGLQMVLNGIASEAFAVPFFMVVCLI; encoded by the exons ATGAGCGGCTTCGGGGTCGCCGGGGAGCTGCCGGCATGGCGGGGGGACGGCCGCAGCG AGATGTTTTTCCCCGAGGAGGCGCACGCCGCGGCACCTGCGGAtttcctgcaggagctgcccagctACCGCTCCGTGCTGAGGCGccgggccggccccgggggcggcCACGACCCTCAGGGCTCGCTGGGGGCCCGAGCTGGAGAGGCCCGGGGGCCGCAGCCCGAGGGAGCCGAGCTGGCCGCTCTCCCCCCGAGGGAGCACGCCTTGAGCATCGCGGAGAAGAGGAGGTTACG GGATTATCAGCAGgccaatataaaatatttatctggaTGGAATCAGTGGAAAAGAACGAGTAGTAAATCATGGAGAAAAGTTCTCAAGGATATCAAGGAATCGTTATCTTACTTGCAGCTTTGGCGGCATGATATTCACAGCATAGAAG GGAAATTTGGTACTGGCATCCAGTCCTACTTCTCCTTCCTTCGTTTTCTGGTCCTGctgaattttttaatttttatcctgatgtttggttttgttacCTTTCCCACTGTCATCTCTAAATATGGAATTTTCAACAGTAGCTTTGCTAAAATTTCTCCAAAGAACACAG ACTCTCTCTGCACAGTTTATACACCTAGTGGTAATAAGGGACTTGTTTACTTCTACTCTTACCTCAAAGATTTGCTCACTGGAACT GGATTCCTGGAAACAACAAGCTTGTTTTATGGCTATTACGAAATAGATGCTGCCTTGCTCCGTGGCGTGAGATACAACTTTCCACTAGCATACCTGCTGACTACATTTGCCTACCTTGCGCTAAGTCTTGTCTGGATAATAAAAAG GTCTGTGTCAGGATTTAAGCAGAGTTTGGTGCATGATGAAGATCAGTTTCAGAGCTACTGTAATAAAGTCTTTGCAGGCTGGGACTTCTGCATTACAGATCTGAACGCAGCAAGGCTAAAACATCGCAGCTTGCAGTATGAGCTCCAA aCAGACttggaggaagaaagaattaaacaaaaaatagctGACAggacaatgaaagaaaagctacGCATCTACTCTCTGagaatatttctaaatataattgTTCTTGCAGTTTTATTGGGATGTTTTTACTCTATTTATAAAGCAACTGCCTTCTCTCAAGAAAAGTCCAAT AACGGCAGCAATACGGACCTCCAGACTAATCTCTTAGTTCAGTATTTGCCTTCAATGGTGATCACGTTGGCCAACTTTGTTGCTCCTCAGATCTTTTCAATTCTGATCAGATTTGAAGATTACTCACCAGCCTTTGAAATCAAGCTGACACTGTTGAG GTGTGTCTTTGTGCGGTTGGCCAACATTGGTGTTCTCTTATTCTCACTGTGGAGTCAGATCCATTGTGCCAATGACAACTGTAAGGCCTGTGGATACAATTACAAACTTTATCCT TGCTGGGAGTCTGCAGTTGGGCAAGAAATGTATAAGCTGTTGATATTTGATTTCATGATAATTCTTGCTGTGACCCTTTTTATGGACTTCCCTAGGAT gttGTTAGTTACTCATTGCTCTTGGAAGCTAGTTCAGTGGTGTGGTTTGCAGGAATTTGGGATTTCTGACAATGTCCTGGAAATCATTTATGGACAGACTATCTGCTGGATTGGAACCTTCTTTTCACCACTTCTTCCTGCAATAGCAACTATAAAATACTTCATCATCTTTTATGTTAAAAAG atCAGCTTGATACACACACGTAAGCCTCCAGGTAGGCCTATCAGAGCATCAAGTtccaattttttcttcttggtggTGCTGTTGATTGGGCTCGTCTTGGCTTTTATCCCTTTGGGAATCAGCATAGCACA TATCCCCTCCTCTAAGGCATGTGGGCCGTTCAGGAATTTTAACACTTCATGGGCAGTTGTTCCACATACAATACTTGGGTTTCCAACAGGTCTACAGATGGTCCTTAATGGCATAGCATCAGAAGCCTTTGCAGTACCCTTTTTTATGGTTGTCTG tttaatCTGA
- the TMC7 gene encoding transmembrane channel-like protein 7 isoform X3, translating into MSGFGVAGELPAWRGDGRSEMFFPEEAHAAAPADFLQELPSYRSVLRRRAGPGGGHDPQGSLGARAGEARGPQPEGAELAALPPREHALSIAEKRRLRDYQQANIKYLSGWNQWKRTSSKSWRKVLKDIKESLSYLQLWRHDIHSIEGKFGTGIQSYFSFLRFLVLLNFLIFILMFGFVTFPTVISKYGIFNSSFAKISPKNTDSLCTVYTPSGNKGLVYFYSYLKDLLTGTGFLETTSLFYGYYEIDAALLRGVRYNFPLAYLLTTFAYLALSLVWIIKRSVSGFKQSLVHDEDQFQSYCNKVFAGWDFCITDLNAARLKHRSLQYELQTDLEEERIKQKIADRTMKEKLRIYSLRIFLNIIVLAVLLGCFYSIYKATAFSQEKSNNGSNTDLQTNLLVQYLPSMVITLANFVAPQIFSILIRFEDYSPAFEIKLTLLRCVFVRLANIGVLLFSLWSQIHCANDNCKACGYNYKLYPCWESAVGQEMYKLLIFDFMIILAVTLFMDFPRMLLVTHCSWKLVQWCGLQEFGISDNVLEIIYGQTICWIGTFFSPLLPAIATIKYFIIFYVKKSFELGQDFAKLLHIWKQNGKWKMYYI; encoded by the exons ATGAGCGGCTTCGGGGTCGCCGGGGAGCTGCCGGCATGGCGGGGGGACGGCCGCAGCG AGATGTTTTTCCCCGAGGAGGCGCACGCCGCGGCACCTGCGGAtttcctgcaggagctgcccagctACCGCTCCGTGCTGAGGCGccgggccggccccgggggcggcCACGACCCTCAGGGCTCGCTGGGGGCCCGAGCTGGAGAGGCCCGGGGGCCGCAGCCCGAGGGAGCCGAGCTGGCCGCTCTCCCCCCGAGGGAGCACGCCTTGAGCATCGCGGAGAAGAGGAGGTTACG GGATTATCAGCAGgccaatataaaatatttatctggaTGGAATCAGTGGAAAAGAACGAGTAGTAAATCATGGAGAAAAGTTCTCAAGGATATCAAGGAATCGTTATCTTACTTGCAGCTTTGGCGGCATGATATTCACAGCATAGAAG GGAAATTTGGTACTGGCATCCAGTCCTACTTCTCCTTCCTTCGTTTTCTGGTCCTGctgaattttttaatttttatcctgatgtttggttttgttacCTTTCCCACTGTCATCTCTAAATATGGAATTTTCAACAGTAGCTTTGCTAAAATTTCTCCAAAGAACACAG ACTCTCTCTGCACAGTTTATACACCTAGTGGTAATAAGGGACTTGTTTACTTCTACTCTTACCTCAAAGATTTGCTCACTGGAACT GGATTCCTGGAAACAACAAGCTTGTTTTATGGCTATTACGAAATAGATGCTGCCTTGCTCCGTGGCGTGAGATACAACTTTCCACTAGCATACCTGCTGACTACATTTGCCTACCTTGCGCTAAGTCTTGTCTGGATAATAAAAAG GTCTGTGTCAGGATTTAAGCAGAGTTTGGTGCATGATGAAGATCAGTTTCAGAGCTACTGTAATAAAGTCTTTGCAGGCTGGGACTTCTGCATTACAGATCTGAACGCAGCAAGGCTAAAACATCGCAGCTTGCAGTATGAGCTCCAA aCAGACttggaggaagaaagaattaaacaaaaaatagctGACAggacaatgaaagaaaagctacGCATCTACTCTCTGagaatatttctaaatataattgTTCTTGCAGTTTTATTGGGATGTTTTTACTCTATTTATAAAGCAACTGCCTTCTCTCAAGAAAAGTCCAAT AACGGCAGCAATACGGACCTCCAGACTAATCTCTTAGTTCAGTATTTGCCTTCAATGGTGATCACGTTGGCCAACTTTGTTGCTCCTCAGATCTTTTCAATTCTGATCAGATTTGAAGATTACTCACCAGCCTTTGAAATCAAGCTGACACTGTTGAG GTGTGTCTTTGTGCGGTTGGCCAACATTGGTGTTCTCTTATTCTCACTGTGGAGTCAGATCCATTGTGCCAATGACAACTGTAAGGCCTGTGGATACAATTACAAACTTTATCCT TGCTGGGAGTCTGCAGTTGGGCAAGAAATGTATAAGCTGTTGATATTTGATTTCATGATAATTCTTGCTGTGACCCTTTTTATGGACTTCCCTAGGAT gttGTTAGTTACTCATTGCTCTTGGAAGCTAGTTCAGTGGTGTGGTTTGCAGGAATTTGGGATTTCTGACAATGTCCTGGAAATCATTTATGGACAGACTATCTGCTGGATTGGAACCTTCTTTTCACCACTTCTTCCTGCAATAGCAACTATAAAATACTTCATCATCTTTTATGTTAAAAAG AGCTTTGAACTTGGACAAGATTTTGCCAAGCTGCTACATATTTGGAAGCAAAATGGGAAATGGAAGATGTATTACATATGA